The following are encoded in a window of Ricinus communis isolate WT05 ecotype wild-type chromosome 4, ASM1957865v1, whole genome shotgun sequence genomic DNA:
- the LOC8260406 gene encoding ubiquitin receptor RAD23d, producing MKIFVKTLKGTTFDVEVKPEDTIADVKKSIETTQGADVYPAGQQMLIYQGKVLKDNTTIDENKVAENSFVVIMLTKNKSSTGEGSTASTASTTKAPQTIIPATIAPPAPVPTSALPAPAPAPTPAAAPAPAPAPAAAPAPAPTPAAAPAPAPAPAPSAIAAQQGDVYGQAASNLVAGNNLEGAIQQILDMGGGTWDRDTVVRALRAAYNNPERAVEYLYSGIPEQAEVPPVAPVSLSGQAANQPAQPQQPAQPAAVPSGGPNANPLDLFPQGLPNMGSGGAGAGAGAGAGTLDFLRNSQQFQALRAMVQANPQILQPMLQELGKQNPNLVRLIQEHQTDFLRLINEPVEGGEGNIMGQLAAAMPQAVTVTPEEREAIERLEAMGFDRGLVLEVFFACNKNEELAANYLLDHMHEFED from the exons atgaagatttTTGTTAAGACTTTGAAAGGCACTACTTTCGATGTTGAAGTGAAACCTGAAGATACT ATTGCGGATGTTAAAAAAAGTATAGAAACTACACAAGGGGCCGATGTTTATCCTGCTGGACAACAGATGCTTATATATCAGGGGAAAGTCCTTAAAGATAATACGacaattgatgaaaataaagTCGCTGAAAATAGTTTTGTTGTGATCATGTTGACAAAG AATAAGAGCTCAACTGGGGAGGGTTCCACTGCATCGACTGCTTCTACAACTAAG GCACCTCAGACAATTATCCCAGCAACAATAGCACCTCCAGCTCCTGTGCCAACCTCGGCACT GCCTGCACCAGCACCTGCTCCTACTCCTGCAGCTGCGCCTGCACCTGCACCTGCTCCTGCAGCTGCGCCTGCACCTGCTCCTACCCCTGCAGCTGCCCCTGCTCCTGCTCCTGCTCCTGCTCCCTCGGCTATAGCTGC GCAACAGGGCGATGTTTATGGCCAGGCGGCATCTAATCTGGTCGCAGGAAATAACTTGGAGGGTGCAATCCAGCAAATTCTTGATATGGGTGGAGGAACTTGGGATAGGGATACTGTTGTTCGTGCTCTTCGTGCTGCTTACAATAATCCTGAGAGGGctgttgaatatttatattct GGCATTCCTGAGCAAGCTGAGGTTCCACCTGTGGCCCCTGTCTCTTTGAGTGGGCAAGCTGCAAATCAACCAGCCCAACCTCAGCAGCCAGCGCAACCAGCAGCTGTTCCTTCTGGAGGACCCAATGCTAATCCTCTAGATCTTTTCCCACAA GGCCTCCCCAACATGGGTTCAGgtggtgctggtgctggtgctggtgctggtgctggAACTCTGGACTTTTTACGGAACAGTCAACAG TTCCAAGCATTGAGAGCTATGGTACAGGCTAACCCACAGATACTGCAG CCTATGCTTCAAGAGTTGGGGAAGCAAAATCCAAATCTAGTGAGACTTATTCAAGAGCATCAGACAGACTTTCTTCGCCTCATCAATGAACCAGTTGAAGGTGGAGAGGG GAACATCATGGGGCAGCTAGCTGCAGCAATGCCACAGGCAGTAACTGTCACACCTGAAGAGCGTGAAGCCATAGAACGG CTTGAAGCAATGGGTTTTGATCGCGGACTTGTATTAGAGGTGTTCTTTGCCTGCAACAAGAATGAGGAGTTGGCTGCGAACTACCTTTTAGATCACATGCATGAGTTTGAGGATTGA
- the LOC107262050 gene encoding uncharacterized protein LOC107262050 — MVMADYSSNKKRVREDESYELDLPEVKRIRDDLLGILDESDPDPANQDLDSVMKSFEEEISSGGVVVVDLTSDSGESQPELGYLLGASDDELGLPPSSSASSKDQEIKNEVTELVRVDSADSAENTGFWGFEEHIPNYDSFELGIGESYNTEYAAFDDGLFEYSGVCFDYSDYSWRLGTMPAE; from the coding sequence ATGGTGATGGCAGATTACAGTAGCAACAAGAAACGGGTCAGGGAAGACGAATCGTACGAGCTAGACTTACCGGAGGTTAAAAGAATAAGAGACGATTTGTTAGGTATTCTTGACGAATCGGATCCTGACCCGGCAAATCAGGATCTTGACTCAGTTATGAAGAGTTTTGAGGAGGAGATATCCTCTGGCGGCGTCGTTGTCGTTGACCTGACCTCTGATTCCGGCGAGTCTCAACCGGAACTTGGTTACCTTCTAGGAGCTTCTGATGATGAGCTCGGCTTGCCTCCTTCTTCGTCCGCTAGTTCTAAGGATcaggaaataaaaaatgaagtgACTGAGTTGGTACGAGTCGACTCGGCCGACTCAGCTGAAAATACCGGATTTTGGGGGTTTGAGGAGCACATACCGAATTACGACTCATTCGAGTTGGGGATCGGTGAAAGTTACAATACTGAGTATGCGGCGTTTGATGATGGACTCTTCGAGTATTCGGGTGTTTGTTTTGATTATTCTGATTACTCATGGCGGCTTGGAACTATGCCTGCTGAGTAA